AGCCGCTTTGCGAACACCACAAGCGGTTTGCCCTGGTCGTAGGGGTCCGGGGGAAGCGCGGAAAAGGCAGAAGTTAGAGGGCGGAAGGCAGAAAAGTCCATCGCCTCCTTGCCGATGCAACGCGATCTGGAACGACCAACCGACAGGCCCTTCCGCAGGTCCAGGGCGGCGGTTTGCCCTGGTCGTAGGGGTCCGGGGGAAGCGAAATTCCCCCGGGTGAGCACCCCGAGCTACACGATTAAGTGCAGTCTTATCGTGAGCCATCGCCACCGAGCAACACGCCCTGCCAGCGTATCCAGAGTAGTAACCTACACAGGCTAAAGCCTGCACTACCCCCTCCCTGTTAGGGCAACCAGGGGAGCGGTCCCAAGCGATCCAGCCCCTGGCGCAGATAGCGATTGAGCCCACGGGCCAGTTGGATGTGGGGTTCATCGGGAATCACCGGCAGAATGTCGGCCGGTTGTCCCCGTTGATGGTGCTGAATCACCCGGTTGGCAGCCTCCAGGCCAGTGACATAGGCCTTTTCCTGGGACCAGGAGCCATGGCGGGTGACGATCCAATCGCCGCTCATGTAGACGTTGTCGAAGCTGGTGGTGCCGGGGAGGAGGTAGCGATAGCTGCCAGGGGCAAAGTGGGTTACCCCCTGGGCAATGCGGATGACGCTGTGATCGAGAATCTGGGCCTGGCCAAAGGCGGGAATGCAGCGGGCAAGGTCCCGTTTGACCAGGGGAATCAGCTCCTCGTCATCTAGAGGAAGTAGTTGGTTGGCATGGTAGAAATCGACCTCGACCACGGTGCCTGCAGCATCGCGGTACTGATCGTGGAGGGCGTTGAGGTCGAAGAAGGTCCAGCCGGTGGTGGGGTGGAAGCCGAAACAAGCGTTGGAGGGATGGGGAATGGGAATGATGCGATCGCACCACAGCCGCGTCGCCACCACATCGACGGCCCCCAAATTACTGACATCACGAAATTCCTGGCGACGGCGTAGGGCCGGACAATTGGCCACCAGCTTCTTCATGCCAGTGATGCCCACGGCAAAGATCACGGCATCGGCCTCAAACACCTGATCGCCACAGACCACCCCGGTGATGCGATTATCGTGACCCGCCACCAGGTCACTCACCCGATGATTCGCCAACAGGCGCCCCCCTGCCGCCTCGATGGCCTGCACCCAGGGCCGAAAGATGGTCTCCCCCACCGTGCCCCGACACCAACGCACATCGAAATCCGGCTGGTGGGCCAGGATGAAATAATAGAGCATCCCCAGGGCGGCCGCCGCCGAGCACTGCTCCCCCGGGGCAAACAAGCCCACCAGTAGCATCGGTTCGAAAGAGTCCTGGTAGAGGCGGGCCGACACTCCATACTGGCGAAATAATTCCCGGGCAGTGATGCGATCGTAGGTTCGCCAGGCCCGGTCGGAATTGTCGAAGTCAATCAGCGCCTGCAGTAGCGGCAGGGCCGAGAGCCGATCCCACAGCGGTAACCGCTTAAAGTCCGTGTAGGCAAAGGTGCCCAGGGGACTGGGCAGATAGGGCATGGCCTGAAATAGGGGCGATTCCACCTCCAAGCCCTGGGGGGAATACTGGCCCGAGCGGGTCCAGGGCGTAAACGGCTGCAGGCCCAGATGATCGGTGAGGGCAAAAATATTGCGATAGGGATACCAGAACCCATGGATGCCCGCCTCCACCGGCCGCCCCTGGGCGGTTGTCCACCCGGCTACCAGACCACCAGGAGCCGCCCCTGCCTCTAGCAGTGTGACGTCATAACCCTGCCGGGCCAGATGGTAGGTGGCCCCCAACCCAGCCCAACCGGCTCCCACCACCACGACCTTGGGCCTAGACGAGGAAGAATGAACCATGGCAATTTTCAGTGAATCGGGACATTGCTTAAGCTAACGAATTGAGATGGCAGCCAGCCCGCTGGAGGCGACCAGGTGGTCCCCATCCGTACTGCTGGACACCTGCTAGGAACAGTGCATTCATCCCCGCCTGAGCGGCAGCAGGCTGATGGTGCTGGCTGATGGTGCTGGCTGTCAAGGGGTGACAGCAGCGCCTCGATGCTAAGTGCATAGGGCAGAGATGCTCAGAGATAACACCTATTGCAATGGCTGTGGAGACAAACGGCAACGGCTGCTGCGACTAGCAGCCTAATGCCCCCAGTTGGATGTACGGCAGGGCAGTACCTTGACCAATTTAATGGCCGTTCACAATAATCTGTCTAGCGACTCAAGGGTGTTGAGGTGAGTGAGGATCTATCATGCCCGCTTCTTGCGGAAAGCTTTGCTATCGCCGTCTCATGGGCCCAGCAGTGGTGCTGGGCCTGGCTATTTTCCCAGGGCTGGCGGGGGTCCCAGCAGCCGCCCAGAGGCCTGAGGTAACCGAGGCCGAACGTCAATCCTTGGCAGAGACATCTGCAGCTGCTCAACTGCGGCGGCAGGGATTACAGGCCTTTTACCAGGGGCAGTTGCTGACGGCATTGGCCAGCCTAGAGCAGGCCTCGCAACAGTATCAAGCTGCCTCTGAGGCGGGGAAGCAGGCTGACGCTTGGGTTGCGATCGCACGCACCCAAGCCTGGTTAGAACGTCCCCAGCAGGCCCTCAGCCAGGCCCAGCAAGCGTTGGCCTACTACCGCGATGTTGGAGATCCCCTAGGGGAGGCCAAGACCCTGACAGTCTTGGGGTTGATCCATCGAACCGCAGGCGATGGCGAATCAGCGCAGCAGGCGCTAGAGGAGGCAATCGAATCATATCGATCCCTCGACACTCCCACTCAAGCAGGCATTGCCCAACTAGAACTCGCCGTCTTACAGATTCAGCAAGAGCAGTATCAAGCCGGATTAGACCGACTAAACCAAGGGTTAGCCCTGCTAGATGCTGCTGCTACTCCTGATGACCTAGCTCGCCTAGAAGCAGACTTTTACCGCGGCTATACCTACGCTTGGATGGGCCGTGTCCATATAGCTCAGGGGCAACTTGACACCGCAATTACTCACCTTGAGCAAGCCATTACCATCGGCCATGAGATTACTAATCCGGCCTTGCAGAGCACCGCCCTGATTCAGCTGGGCAATCTATTTCTGGACCAAGGTGAGCTTGACGCCACGGTCAGTCATTTACGCCAGGCCTTCGCCGTCACTAAGCGCCTGGAAAATTTACCGATCAAAGCCAAGCAGCAATTTCGAATCTTACAGGCCTATGCAAGCACCGCCCAAGAGTCCGCTGCCCAGGCACTAGCACAACTAGAAGATGGAGACGTGGCTGCCGCTCAGGCAGCGGCCAGGCAGGCCATTGACATAGCTCAACCGGCCATTGACCAGGCGCAGCCGGTCCTAAAGCTGGCTGACACCCTAGAATGGTCTGACGGCATGGTGCTGATTCACTCAGCCATAGCCCTGAACTACCAGGCCATGGGGCATGGATATCACATGCTGGGGCGAGGTTACTCTGCAGAGGGACAATTACACGCCGATGCAGAGGCGCAAGCCAATGCCCTGGCCGCCTATCAGGCAGGAGTATCCTCTGCCCAAGCCGCCGTTGCAGTAGCCTCAGATGTAGATTCACAGTTCCAAGACCTGGCTAGCGGCATCGCCAAGCAGAGCCGCCTCAATGTTGCTCAGGCCCATGGAACCCTGGCTCAAGCCTACGAAGCCCTAGAGCAATACGATCAGGCGATTCAGCACTGGCAGCAAAATTTAGCGATATCTCAACAAATTGACGATCCCGAGCGGCAGCAGCAGGTACTTTCAGGCCTCGCTAACGCCTACCACAGCTTGGGCGCACAGCATCAACAAGCTGGCCACTACGAGCAGGCGTTGGCAGCCTTTCAGCTGGGATTAGCGCATGCTCAGACCAGGGCAGAGGCGGCTCTCTCCTCAGGAGTAGACGCCGACTGGCAACAGCAGACACTATTCTCCCTGCTCTATTACGGCATCGCCAAGACCTACGCAGATCAATATCGCTACACCGAGGCGTTAGCGGTATACCAACAGCGATTATCTGTGATTCGGCAAACTGCCAGTCCTAGGCAGGAGTTTCTGGGGCTCATACCCATCGCCGAAGGTCATACCCGCCTCAGCCAGTACCATGAGGCCCTAGCGGTCGAGGAAGCCATGGTGGCCATCGCCAATCAACTCGACGATGCCAAGCTAAGGCTCATCGCCCTGACCAGTCTGGCCAGCACCCATGGCGATCTGGGCAACTATGCAGAGGCGTCGGCCATGTATGAACAGGCGTTACCCCTGGCCCGCAGCCAGGGTAGTCTGTCCTGGGAGTCAATCCTCTTCAATAACCAGGGCAGCATTCACACTAAGTTGGGAGACTACGACAGCGCCCTAGCGGCCCATAACCAAGCCCTTGATTTGACCCGCGAGCTGCGGCGCCGCTTAGACACCCTCGAAACGGCAGAGCAGATCGATCGACTGTGTTCCTATGTTCCTCTCAATGAGGCGGACGATGACGATGACTCCCTATCCCCAGATTTAGTTGCTCAGCAGCAACGGTTAGACACCACGCTACTAGAAGCAAAGCGTCAGGGTTGTATTGAGCTTACCTGGCATCTAGAGAGCACAACTCTTAACAATATAGCGTTGGTCTATGACAGCCAAGGGCGCTATCAAGACGCCCTAACGCTTTATCAAAAATCTCTAGCTATTATCCGAAATCGCTTAAATGATAAAGACGGAGAAGCCATAGCTTTGGATAATATCGCTACGGTATATACCAATCGCGGTAATTACCCCCAGGCTCTGGAGTTTCACCAGCAAGCCCTGACTATTCGCCAGGATATTGGTGACCGGGAAGACATTGCCCGTAGCCTCAATAACATTGGCCAGATTTACTCTGAGCGAGGGCAATACCTAACGGCGTTAGACACCTTCAACCAAGCCCTGGATCTAGTCGAGGAGCTGCAGCTACGACCCCTGAAAAGCTCGGTACTCAACAATCTAGCCGGGGTTTACTCCAGCCAAGGAAACTACGACCGAGCCGAGGAGCTGTACCGAGATGCCCTCAAGCTAGATGCAGCCATGGGGCTTAAACCTAAAGAAGCCAATAGATTGCATAACCTGGGTCATCTCAGTTTCCAACGAGGGCAGTATACCGAAGCTATTGACTACGCCAAACAATCTCTAGCCATTTTCCAAGAGATTGGTGAACGTTCCAATGAAGCTACTGGTTTGAATAATCTGGGCACCTACTACCGAGCCCAGGGCAACTATACCGAAACCCTTGAGGCGCAGCAGCAGGCCCTCGCCATCGCTCAGGAGATTGATAATCGTAAAAATACAGCCTATGCTCTAGTGCAACTGGGCAACACCTACAGCGCCTTAGGTCAGTATGACCAAGCCCTCGCCTATATCCAGCAAGCGCTAGAGTTGTTTCGGATTATGGGCGATCGCAAGGGGGAGTCAGGCGCTCTCAGCAGTCAAGGGAATATCTACCGGCAGCAGGATACTCCGGAGCAAGCCCTGCAAGCCTATGAACACGCTCTAGCCATCGATCGCGCCATTGGCGATGTGGCTGGCGAAAGCTATGACCTACAGCGCATTGGCTTCGTGCAAGAGCGCCTGGGCAATTACGCGGCGGCTGAGTCAAGCTTCAAGCAGGCCCTCGAGATTCAACAGCGCATCGGTGCCCAAGGCCGCATGGCCACCAGTTGGCTGGGGCTAGGGGTGATCGCTGCCGCCCAAAACCAGCCAGAGGCCCTAGACTGGCTGCAGCAGGCCCTGCTACGCTATCGCGACCTGGGCGCTCGCCCCAATCAGGCCCAAACGCTGGCTGAGATTGGGCAGATTCTAGCCCAGCAAGAGCAGCCTGAACTTGCCATTGTCTTTCTCAAAGAAGCTGTCGAGGTGCAGGAGTCCATTCGCGGTCAGTTGGGCGGCCTCGATCCAGAACTACAGCAGTCCTATACCCGCACCATCGCCGATGATTATCGCCTCCTAGCCGATCTGCTATTGCAACAGAACCGGATACCGGAAGCACAGCAAGTGCTGGATTTACTCAAGGTGCAAGAGTTGGATGAGTATTTCCACGACTTGCAGCGCAATGCTCAGACCGCAGCTGGCGTCAACTTTTGGCAGGTGGAAACAGACCTGTTGGCTCTCTACGACCAGGTCCTGGCCCAGACCGCCGAACTAGAGCGCCTCACGGCGATTCCTCCTGATGCTCGTACCTCGGCCCAACAGCAGCGACTGGAAGAATTACGGACATTACGTGACCAGGCCGAAGGTTGGTTCTATGCCTTCCTGGATGATCCTGAGGTGCAGGCCACTGTTAATCGCATTCGCAGCCGCACCCGCGGTCAAAACTTAGAGCCTGACAACCTACGAGACTTGGTCAACAATCTGCAGCGCCTGCCCCAAAAGACCGCAGTGCTCTATCCCCTGATTCTGGAGGAGCGCTTAGAGTTAGTGCTAGTGCTGCCCGAGGGACCACCGCTGCGCTATCCGGTAGCGGTGTCGTCAGCAGAACTAAATCGGGCCATCGTGGCCTTTGGCCAAGCCCTAAAGTCCCCCACCAGCGACATTGAGCCCCTGGCACAGCAACTCTACGGCTGGCTGATGGCTCCCCTAGCTGAGCAATTGCAACAGGCGGGCATCGAATCGATTATCTATGCCCCCGATGGCCCCTTACGCTACATCCCGCTAGCCGCTCTGCACGACGGCGAGCAATACGTGGCTCGGCGCTTTAGCATCAGCCACATTACGGCTGCCTCCCTGAGTGATCTGAATCTGCAGCCTCAACAGCAGCAGCGGCCCTTACTGGCAGCAGCCTGTGCCGAGTGTAGTTTTACGGTCGACGTGGGAGAGCAGACCTTTACCTTCAGCGATTTGCCTGCCACTGCCACTGAGGTGCAGTTGCTTGAGCAGCAGATGGAATCGGTAGAGGTGCTGCTCAATCAGGCCTTTACCCCTGCCATCATGGAGGAATCGACCCGTTATGGCATTGTCCATTTGGCCACCCATGCTGCCTTCGTCAACGGTGCCCCGACTAAATCCTTCATTCTCTTTGGGAATGGCGATATCGTTAATCTGCAAACCATAGACCGTCAATGGCAGCTAGAGAATACTGAACTAGTGGTGCTCAGTGCCTGTGAAACGGCTGTGGGCAGTACTGATCTAGGCAGTGGGATAGAAATTCTCGGCCTGGGCTATCGCCTAGAGCAGGCTGGAGCCCAAGCTACCCTGGCCTCTCTCTGGAAGGTTAGCGATGGGGGTACCCAGGTGTTGATGAACGCGTTCTATGCAGCCTTGCGGCAAGGCCTCACTAAAGCCGACGCCTTGCAACAGGCGCAGGTGGCCCTATTGACCAATGACTTAGACTCGCTGGGAATCGAGCGTGGCACCATTGAGATCATCGGCACCGCCACGGGCCGTCCTATCAAGCGATCGTCCCTTAGCCACCCCTACTATTGGGCACCGTTTATTCTCATCGGCAATGGCCTATAGTCTGGCATTGGATAGGCTCGCATCTGCGATAGCTTTAATGCTTATGTCACCCTACGATCGTCTCATTAGCCTTCTCTTGCTGAGCCTGATGACTGCGTGCGCCCCTCACGGACAGCCCTCTGGAGCTCCCACCGATACTCCTGGCTCCGTGTCTCCAAGGGCTGTGGTGCCGGGAGTCAATAGCTTCGATCTTGATGAGCTCAGCGGGCGTGGCTGTGGCATGATCCTACGTCGCGCCGAGAGTGAGCCTCGTCAGGGATATGTGCGGCGGGATAGTCCTTACCCCGCAAAAAGTAGACGCCACCGATGACCCGACCATTCCCAATCAACGGGGCCACCAGGCCGTGCTCAAGCCCATAGGGACGAAACAGCTGCTGATAGAGCGGGCTCTGGTGCTATGCTGGCAATGATTGTATCGATAGGGTGTGCCCGGAATGTCGGGACTGCTGTAGGTGGCAGTGACTGAAACTTGGCTGGAGTTGCAGATTATCTTTGTTGGCGATACCAGCGCCCCAGGGTGGTGGGGGCAATGCCCAGGAGATAGCCCCCAATCATGACTTGATTAATCAAGGTGGTGCGGCAGGTGCCCAGAGTCTGCCAGCGGCGACCTGAGGTCAGCACCGCAGCCGGGGCCATGGCGATGCGGCCCTGACGCCGCAGTCGGCGCACCAGCTCAAAGTCTTCCATGATCGGCAAGTCGCGAAAGCCGCCTAGCTCTCGGAAACGATCTGCCCTCAGGAACAGGGCTTGATCGCCATAGGGCAGTTGCAGCAGCTGCGATCGCAGCTTCACGCCCCATTCCACCCAGCGCAATCCCCAGCCCGATCCCTGGATCGCCAGCTCAAAGGCCCCGGCCACCACCCGCGGTTGCGTCAGCGTGGCTGGCACTAGCTGCTCAAATCCCTGGGGCAGCCAGGTATCGGCGTGGAGAAACAACAGAACCTTCCCCCGGGCCATGGCTGCCCCTCGATTCATCTGCCGCGCCCGTCCTGGGGGCGACGCCACCACCTGCACCTGGGCTGCCCGGGCCACGGCCACCGTGTCGTCTTGACTGCCCCCATCGGCCACGATCACCTCCACCTGGGCAGCGGCCTGCACAGTTTTCAGCAGGGGTGGCAGATTAGTGGCCTCATTCAAGGTGGGGATGATGACCGAAATCAGGGGCCTAGAAGAATCGGCAGCCGTCAAGGGGAAGGCGTCGACAGAATTTGGTTGCAAATGTCTAAATCCTCTGGGGTATCCACATCGGTGAGGGAGCGCAGTTGCCAATGACTAAGTCCCAGCTGCTCGGCGGCGGCGACCGTCTGTTGATGCACTGCCGCCGTACTCCAGGGTATCCCCTGAAATAACGCGGCGACGGCTCGCTGTAGGCCAATTAGGTAATAGCCGCCATCGGTGGCCGGCCCCAACACCAGCTCGTGGTGATCCAGGGCGCGAAAGCCCTGATTTAACAGAGAGCTATCCAGCTGCGGACAATCGGTGCCGATGGCGATGACCCGGCGATAGCCTTGGGCAAAGGCGGCTTCAAAAGCCCAATGCAATCGGTATCCCAGATCGCCCTCAGGCTGGAGGCAATAGTCGATATTGGCTCCTAACCAGGCTGTCATGGCGGCGGCATCTGCCCCGGTAAACCACAGCGTAATCGATAGGGGTCGATACCGGCTCAGGGCACGACCTTGGGCCAGGGTATGCTCGGCCAGTCGGCGATAGAGGTCACTGGCGGCCACAGGACCAAGGGCCGGAATCAAACGGGTTTTGACCTGGCCCGGCTGGGGATAACGGGCAAAGATCAACAGGCAGTCTTGGCCAGTAGAGCTGGAATCAGCGGATGACATGGAACTCAGAGTGGGTGAATGGGTGCGGCACCGATAGCGGCAACATGTACCAGTATTCAAGGCTCAGGGACCAGCTCATAGGATCACAAGGAGGATGCCGCAGATGGCTATGTAACTACCTTGCTGGATCAGGCTGTTAGGTAGGTTAAGTCTCCCTGAGAGGAGGCTGAAAATTCTTGGAGGGGTAGCAACTGGTGGAGTATTACCGAATTACCTCAGCTCCACACCTCTATTGAATAACGCCTGAATAACACCTGATTTTCAGGCATCTACTCGTTTAGTGGAACGATGTCGCCAGTACAGGGCCAAGCTGCTACCGATCACGGCCAGGGCCGAGAGAATGTGCACCACGTTAAACGGGGTGCCGGGGAAAAACCAGGAATCGGTCCGAAGAAACTCGATGAAAAAGCGCCCCAAAGGGTACCAGATCAGATAGCCTAGGGCGATATCCCCTGGCTTCAGTTGTTTCTGAAAGCGGCGGGAAATCCAGAACAGTAAGGCAAAGCCCAGAAAATTCCACAGGGATTCATAGAGAAACAGGGGCTGAAATCGGATGCTCTCGGGATATTGAGCTAGGTTGTCGTAGGGAGGAATGCGATGATCTGGGTCGATGCGCAATCCCCAGGGCAACGTAGTCGGCGGGCCGTAGAGTTCCTGATTAATAAAGTTACCCCAGCGGCCAATGGCCTGGGCCAAGGGCAGACTCAATGCGATCGCATCCAGATAAATGGGCGTCTTCAGGCGACGCATGCGGGTGAATAGCCAAAGGGCGATACCGCCAAAGATGAAGCCGCCGAAAATATGGATGCCGCCGCCCCAGATCTTCAAAATTTCAGCGGGATTGTCTAGGTAGTAGCCCAATCCGCCAGCGCCCCGCGGCGACTGAATAAACACATAGTACAGCCGGGCGCCGATGAAGCCTGGAATTAGAATCCAGAACAGCATGTCCCAGAGGTTATCGCTATTTTCACCCCGCCGTTCTACCTCGCGGCTAGCAATCTGAGCTGCCGCCAGGATCGCGATCAGCATCAGCAGCCCATACCAGCGCAGGGCAAACGGGCCGATTTCAACGATGATAGGGTCAACAGGTGGGTACATGGGAGGACGAAGAACGGAGGACGGAGAATGGAGGACGGAGGGCGGAGAATGGAGAACAGCAAGGGAGAAGGGGAGAGGGGGAAGTAAGAAGG
This portion of the Halomicronema hongdechloris C2206 genome encodes:
- a CDS encoding hydroxysqualene dehydroxylase, which translates into the protein MVHSSSSRPKVVVVGAGWAGLGATYHLARQGYDVTLLEAGAAPGGLVAGWTTAQGRPVEAGIHGFWYPYRNIFALTDHLGLQPFTPWTRSGQYSPQGLEVESPLFQAMPYLPSPLGTFAYTDFKRLPLWDRLSALPLLQALIDFDNSDRAWRTYDRITARELFRQYGVSARLYQDSFEPMLLVGLFAPGEQCSAAAALGMLYYFILAHQPDFDVRWCRGTVGETIFRPWVQAIEAAGGRLLANHRVSDLVAGHDNRITGVVCGDQVFEADAVIFAVGITGMKKLVANCPALRRRQEFRDVSNLGAVDVVATRLWCDRIIPIPHPSNACFGFHPTTGWTFFDLNALHDQYRDAAGTVVEVDFYHANQLLPLDDEELIPLVKRDLARCIPAFGQAQILDHSVIRIAQGVTHFAPGSYRYLLPGTTSFDNVYMSGDWIVTRHGSWSQEKAYVTGLEAANRVIQHHQRGQPADILPVIPDEPHIQLARGLNRYLRQGLDRLGPLPWLP
- a CDS encoding tetratricopeptide repeat protein, encoding MPASCGKLCYRRLMGPAVVLGLAIFPGLAGVPAAAQRPEVTEAERQSLAETSAAAQLRRQGLQAFYQGQLLTALASLEQASQQYQAASEAGKQADAWVAIARTQAWLERPQQALSQAQQALAYYRDVGDPLGEAKTLTVLGLIHRTAGDGESAQQALEEAIESYRSLDTPTQAGIAQLELAVLQIQQEQYQAGLDRLNQGLALLDAAATPDDLARLEADFYRGYTYAWMGRVHIAQGQLDTAITHLEQAITIGHEITNPALQSTALIQLGNLFLDQGELDATVSHLRQAFAVTKRLENLPIKAKQQFRILQAYASTAQESAAQALAQLEDGDVAAAQAAARQAIDIAQPAIDQAQPVLKLADTLEWSDGMVLIHSAIALNYQAMGHGYHMLGRGYSAEGQLHADAEAQANALAAYQAGVSSAQAAVAVASDVDSQFQDLASGIAKQSRLNVAQAHGTLAQAYEALEQYDQAIQHWQQNLAISQQIDDPERQQQVLSGLANAYHSLGAQHQQAGHYEQALAAFQLGLAHAQTRAEAALSSGVDADWQQQTLFSLLYYGIAKTYADQYRYTEALAVYQQRLSVIRQTASPRQEFLGLIPIAEGHTRLSQYHEALAVEEAMVAIANQLDDAKLRLIALTSLASTHGDLGNYAEASAMYEQALPLARSQGSLSWESILFNNQGSIHTKLGDYDSALAAHNQALDLTRELRRRLDTLETAEQIDRLCSYVPLNEADDDDDSLSPDLVAQQQRLDTTLLEAKRQGCIELTWHLESTTLNNIALVYDSQGRYQDALTLYQKSLAIIRNRLNDKDGEAIALDNIATVYTNRGNYPQALEFHQQALTIRQDIGDREDIARSLNNIGQIYSERGQYLTALDTFNQALDLVEELQLRPLKSSVLNNLAGVYSSQGNYDRAEELYRDALKLDAAMGLKPKEANRLHNLGHLSFQRGQYTEAIDYAKQSLAIFQEIGERSNEATGLNNLGTYYRAQGNYTETLEAQQQALAIAQEIDNRKNTAYALVQLGNTYSALGQYDQALAYIQQALELFRIMGDRKGESGALSSQGNIYRQQDTPEQALQAYEHALAIDRAIGDVAGESYDLQRIGFVQERLGNYAAAESSFKQALEIQQRIGAQGRMATSWLGLGVIAAAQNQPEALDWLQQALLRYRDLGARPNQAQTLAEIGQILAQQEQPELAIVFLKEAVEVQESIRGQLGGLDPELQQSYTRTIADDYRLLADLLLQQNRIPEAQQVLDLLKVQELDEYFHDLQRNAQTAAGVNFWQVETDLLALYDQVLAQTAELERLTAIPPDARTSAQQQRLEELRTLRDQAEGWFYAFLDDPEVQATVNRIRSRTRGQNLEPDNLRDLVNNLQRLPQKTAVLYPLILEERLELVLVLPEGPPLRYPVAVSSAELNRAIVAFGQALKSPTSDIEPLAQQLYGWLMAPLAEQLQQAGIESIIYAPDGPLRYIPLAALHDGEQYVARRFSISHITAASLSDLNLQPQQQQRPLLAAACAECSFTVDVGEQTFTFSDLPATATEVQLLEQQMESVEVLLNQAFTPAIMEESTRYGIVHLATHAAFVNGAPTKSFILFGNGDIVNLQTIDRQWQLENTELVVLSACETAVGSTDLGSGIEILGLGYRLEQAGAQATLASLWKVSDGGTQVLMNAFYAALRQGLTKADALQQAQVALLTNDLDSLGIERGTIEIIGTATGRPIKRSSLSHPYYWAPFILIGNGL
- a CDS encoding TIGR04283 family arsenosugar biosynthesis glycosyltransferase, encoding MQPNSVDAFPLTAADSSRPLISVIIPTLNEATNLPPLLKTVQAAAQVEVIVADGGSQDDTVAVARAAQVQVVASPPGRARQMNRGAAMARGKVLLFLHADTWLPQGFEQLVPATLTQPRVVAGAFELAIQGSGWGLRWVEWGVKLRSQLLQLPYGDQALFLRADRFRELGGFRDLPIMEDFELVRRLRRQGRIAMAPAAVLTSGRRWQTLGTCRTTLINQVMIGGYLLGIAPTTLGRWYRQQR
- a CDS encoding TIGR04282 family arsenosugar biosynthesis glycosyltransferase, giving the protein MSSADSSSTGQDCLLIFARYPQPGQVKTRLIPALGPVAASDLYRRLAEHTLAQGRALSRYRPLSITLWFTGADAAAMTAWLGANIDYCLQPEGDLGYRLHWAFEAAFAQGYRRVIAIGTDCPQLDSSLLNQGFRALDHHELVLGPATDGGYYLIGLQRAVAALFQGIPWSTAAVHQQTVAAAEQLGLSHWQLRSLTDVDTPEDLDICNQILSTPSP
- the lgt gene encoding prolipoprotein diacylglyceryl transferase, yielding MYPPVDPIIVEIGPFALRWYGLLMLIAILAAAQIASREVERRGENSDNLWDMLFWILIPGFIGARLYYVFIQSPRGAGGLGYYLDNPAEILKIWGGGIHIFGGFIFGGIALWLFTRMRRLKTPIYLDAIALSLPLAQAIGRWGNFINQELYGPPTTLPWGLRIDPDHRIPPYDNLAQYPESIRFQPLFLYESLWNFLGFALLFWISRRFQKQLKPGDIALGYLIWYPLGRFFIEFLRTDSWFFPGTPFNVVHILSALAVIGSSLALYWRHRSTKRVDA